In a genomic window of Bordetella petrii:
- the lptG gene encoding LPS export ABC transporter permease LptG, protein MRTARRYLAREIYRSCAVVLLALLGLFTFFALVDDLDNVGDKFSMLALLYMQALALPTRLYDLLPIGLLIGAILALAGLAQRNELVILRVSGVSGMRLLRMLWLITLPLMIGASLLSEFVTPAAEIKSGEASLMFRGKASGTRMDSGYWFKEPTRDGGTRIINIAKLLADGNVEGVTLYEFKPGLQLTTMSTAATGAFTRDKLVLKNVVETHIDDRAAQALADAKPPRTPPASVTKLPQRELDTTLSPERLLARVLTPERMSLNTLLDYIDYLHHNQLDAGRQVVALWRKVSYPFTLLVMITIAAPIGFMQTRRGGVGAKVFIGILLGVGFFMLNQLALNVGMLSRWPPWLTALGPNVGATLLALGALSLMEYRHATARFAQARWPWRRSPA, encoded by the coding sequence ATGCGTACAGCCCGCCGTTATCTGGCCCGCGAAATCTATCGCTCTTGTGCAGTGGTCCTGCTGGCCCTGCTGGGCCTGTTCACGTTCTTCGCGCTGGTCGACGACCTGGATAACGTGGGCGACAAGTTCAGCATGCTGGCCCTGCTGTACATGCAGGCGCTCGCGCTGCCCACCCGCTTGTACGACCTGCTGCCCATCGGGCTGCTGATCGGCGCCATCCTGGCGCTGGCGGGGCTGGCACAACGCAACGAGCTGGTCATTTTGCGGGTGTCGGGGGTAAGCGGCATGCGGCTGCTGCGCATGCTGTGGCTCATTACCCTGCCCCTGATGATCGGCGCCTCGCTGCTGTCCGAGTTCGTGACGCCGGCCGCCGAAATCAAGAGCGGCGAGGCCAGCCTGATGTTCCGCGGCAAGGCCAGCGGCACCCGCATGGACAGCGGCTACTGGTTCAAGGAACCCACCCGCGACGGCGGCACGCGCATCATCAACATCGCCAAGTTGCTGGCCGACGGCAACGTCGAAGGGGTTACGCTGTACGAGTTCAAGCCCGGCCTGCAGCTGACCACGATGTCCACCGCCGCAACCGGCGCGTTCACCCGCGACAAGCTGGTGCTGAAAAACGTGGTCGAGACCCACATCGACGACCGCGCGGCGCAGGCCCTGGCCGACGCCAAGCCGCCCCGCACGCCGCCGGCCAGCGTCACCAAGCTGCCGCAACGCGAACTGGACACCACGCTGAGCCCCGAACGCCTGCTGGCGCGCGTGCTGACCCCCGAACGCATGTCGCTGAACACCCTGCTCGACTATATCGATTACCTGCACCACAACCAGCTCGACGCCGGCCGCCAGGTGGTGGCGCTGTGGCGCAAGGTGTCGTATCCCTTCACGCTGCTGGTCATGATCACCATCGCCGCGCCCATCGGCTTCATGCAGACGCGCCGCGGCGGCGTGGGCGCCAAGGTGTTCATCGGCATCTTGCTGGGCGTGGGCTTTTTCATGCTGAACCAGCTGGCGCTGAACGTAGGCATGCTGAGCCGCTGGCCGCCCTGGCTGACGGCGCTGGGCCCCAACGTGGGGGCCACGCTGCTGGCGCTGGGCGCGCTCAGCCTGATGGAGTACCGCCATGCCACCGCGCGGTTCGCGCAGGCGCGCTGGCCCTGGAGACGAAGCCCCGCATGA
- the mtgA gene encoding monofunctional biosynthetic peptidoglycan transglycosylase, with amino-acid sequence MPTRRSTMGRIRWGRVIGAAVMALLCLLIMYQLWMFCLVVWYAYRDPGSSAIMRQELSRLRETDPDAELKYQWVPYDRISNSLKRAVVASEDANFTEHDGVEWDAIRKAWEYNQRQEARGRHKMRGGSTITQQLAKNLFLSSSRSYLRKGQELVLTYMIEHVMPKQRILELYLNVAEWGVGVFGAEAAARHYYKTSAANLGSAQAARLAAMLPNPRYYDKHRHTSYLNSRTGTLTRRMRMVDIP; translated from the coding sequence ATGCCGACGCGCCGTTCGACCATGGGCCGGATCCGCTGGGGCCGGGTCATCGGCGCGGCCGTCATGGCGCTGTTGTGCCTGCTGATCATGTACCAGCTGTGGATGTTCTGCCTGGTGGTCTGGTACGCCTACCGCGACCCGGGCAGCAGCGCCATCATGCGCCAGGAGCTGTCGCGGCTGCGCGAAACCGACCCCGATGCCGAGCTGAAGTACCAATGGGTGCCCTACGATCGCATCAGCAATTCGCTCAAGCGCGCGGTGGTGGCGTCCGAAGACGCCAATTTCACCGAGCACGACGGCGTCGAATGGGATGCCATCCGCAAAGCCTGGGAATACAACCAGCGCCAGGAAGCGCGCGGCCGCCACAAAATGCGCGGCGGCTCGACCATCACCCAGCAGCTGGCCAAGAACCTGTTCCTGTCCAGCTCGCGCAGCTACCTGCGCAAAGGCCAGGAACTGGTGCTGACCTACATGATCGAACACGTCATGCCCAAACAGCGCATCCTGGAGTTGTATTTGAATGTGGCCGAATGGGGGGTGGGCGTATTCGGCGCCGAGGCCGCCGCGCGCCACTACTACAAGACCAGCGCAGCCAACCTGGGCAGCGCCCAGGCGGCGCGCCTGGCGGCCATGCTGCCCAACCCGCGCTACTACGACAAACACCGCCACACCAGTTACCTGAATTCGCGCACCGGCACCCTGACCCGCCGCATGCGCATGGTTGACATCCCTTGA
- the aroE gene encoding shikimate dehydrogenase: MSQASPLPRYAVIGNPVAHSRSPQIHAMFSSQTGKPLQYERLLAPVDGFAATVQAFREQGGLGLNVTVPFKEEACQLAGAHLSERARLAGAVNTLWLRDGAWHGCNTDGVGLVSDLLRLGVVLEGARVLLVGAGGAARGVLQPLAAAGCARIHIVNRSAQRAHDLAAGWAAAGAVPGTRVTAGALAEAGVAGGWNVVVNATASSLQGAAPELPRGLYAPDALAYDMMYAAHPTAFMRQATDDGAARTADGLGMLVGQAAESFLIWHGVRPDPSPVLTALRATLLAKD, from the coding sequence ATGAGCCAGGCCAGCCCCCTGCCGCGCTACGCGGTGATCGGCAATCCCGTGGCGCACAGCCGCTCGCCGCAGATCCACGCCATGTTCTCGTCGCAGACGGGAAAGCCGCTGCAATACGAGCGGCTGCTGGCACCGGTGGATGGTTTCGCGGCCACCGTGCAGGCGTTTCGCGAGCAAGGCGGCCTGGGCCTGAACGTAACCGTGCCGTTCAAGGAAGAAGCCTGCCAACTGGCCGGCGCACACCTGAGCGAACGGGCCCGCCTGGCCGGCGCGGTGAATACGCTGTGGCTGCGCGACGGCGCCTGGCATGGCTGCAATACCGACGGCGTGGGGCTGGTAAGCGACCTGCTGCGGCTGGGCGTGGTGCTTGAAGGCGCCCGCGTGCTGCTGGTGGGCGCCGGCGGCGCGGCCCGGGGCGTGCTGCAGCCGCTGGCCGCGGCCGGCTGCGCCCGCATCCATATCGTCAATCGCAGCGCCCAGCGCGCGCACGACCTGGCCGCGGGCTGGGCCGCGGCCGGCGCCGTGCCGGGCACGCGCGTCACGGCCGGCGCGCTGGCCGAGGCCGGTGTGGCGGGCGGATGGAACGTGGTGGTCAACGCCACCGCCAGCAGTCTGCAGGGCGCGGCGCCCGAACTGCCACGCGGCCTGTACGCGCCCGATGCCCTGGCCTACGACATGATGTACGCGGCGCACCCCACCGCTTTCATGCGCCAGGCCACCGACGACGGCGCCGCCCGCACGGCCGACGGCCTGGGCATGCTGGTGGGACAGGCCGCCGAAAGCTTCCTGATCTGGCACGGCGTGCGGCCCGACCCGTCGCCGGTGCTGACGGCCCTGCGCGCCACGCTGCTGGCCAAGGACTGA
- a CDS encoding TonB family protein, protein MQRSADSSSTPGRFLYWLSAPAQHYLRIGLAISLLLHAGALAWRFAAPAPARPTQAPLEIVLVNAHTQSAPVQAQVVAQSQVDGGGNAERGVAATPLPRTGESAETIVLQAMRKRQAQLEAEQMRLLTQLQAQAKAGTERQPVYPWPDATAPGEDVHDQPGVVQNAQVATLASRIQSYNAQPRKEFVAPSAQASRYAAYLDAWRSRIEAIGTQHYPEEARGRIYGSLQITVSVRADGSVADVEIDRPSEHAVLNQAARRIVQMAAPFPPFPPQIAREADMLVITRTWHFVNDTLETQAP, encoded by the coding sequence GTGCAACGCTCTGCTGACTCATCCTCGACGCCGGGCCGGTTTCTGTATTGGCTGAGCGCGCCCGCCCAGCACTACTTGCGGATCGGACTGGCGATCTCGCTGCTGCTGCACGCCGGTGCGCTGGCGTGGCGGTTTGCGGCGCCCGCGCCTGCCCGGCCCACGCAGGCGCCGCTGGAGATCGTGCTGGTCAATGCCCATACCCAATCCGCGCCCGTGCAGGCGCAGGTGGTGGCGCAGAGCCAGGTTGATGGCGGCGGCAATGCCGAGCGCGGCGTGGCCGCCACGCCGCTGCCGCGCACCGGCGAGTCGGCCGAGACCATCGTGCTGCAAGCCATGCGCAAGCGGCAGGCGCAGCTTGAGGCCGAGCAGATGCGCCTGCTGACCCAGTTGCAGGCGCAGGCCAAGGCCGGCACCGAGCGCCAGCCGGTGTACCCCTGGCCCGATGCCACCGCGCCCGGCGAAGACGTGCATGACCAGCCCGGCGTGGTGCAGAACGCCCAGGTCGCCACCCTGGCCTCGCGCATCCAGTCGTACAACGCCCAGCCGCGCAAGGAATTCGTCGCGCCCTCGGCGCAGGCATCGCGCTACGCCGCCTATCTCGACGCCTGGCGCTCGCGCATCGAAGCCATCGGCACTCAGCACTATCCCGAAGAAGCGCGCGGCCGCATCTACGGCTCGCTGCAGATCACCGTATCGGTGCGCGCCGACGGCAGCGTGGCCGACGTCGAGATCGACCGGCCGTCGGAACACGCCGTGCTCAACCAGGCCGCGCGGCGCATCGTGCAGATGGCGGCGCCCTTCCCTCCCTTTCCGCCCCAGATCGCGCGCGAGGCCGACATGCTGGTCATCACCCGCACCTGGCATTTCGTCAACGACACCCTGGAAACCCAAGCCCCATGA
- a CDS encoding ribonuclease catalytic domain-containing protein, whose product MYVFYEEDGGFKAANILSETDASLQVESESGKRSKIKRANTLFTFAEPAPAALLAEAAQAADALDLQFLWECAPQEEFDAAALAADYFGHAPSAVEQAALLMRLHGAPAYFHRRGKGRYRPAPPDILAAALAALEKKQKQAEQQQQWVDEMAAGRLPGEIAQAAESLLIRPDKNSMQWKALDAACARQQKSPDRLLLELGAWPHPLALHKRRFLATYFPRGTGFPDAAIPPLARDLPLADAELYSVDDITTTEIDDALSVTPLPDGKVRVGIHVAAPGLAVTRGSELDKLARARLSTVYMPGEKIPMQPDHVIQAFSLDAGREVPALSLYVTADPATGEISATETRVERVVVRENLRHNELDGQVTEAALNDPDAPLPYGHWLRPLWRLASALSAQRDIVRGKPENNSRVEYSFYLDGDPDNPDTPVRLVPRQRNAPLDRMVAEYMILANNVWGGLLHQHGVPGIYRSQQAGRVRMSTQALPHEAIGVPQYAWSTSPLRRYVDLVNQWQLIAAVEHGVSARLVAPFKPRDADLFAIIGAFDAQYAAWNEFQGNMERYWCLRWLQQQGITRTVAHVLREDLVRLANAPLVMRVGGLPELERGMAVELDILGMDELTLEVDCRYVGVVGGA is encoded by the coding sequence ATGTACGTGTTTTACGAAGAAGACGGCGGCTTCAAGGCTGCCAACATCCTGTCAGAAACCGACGCCAGCCTGCAGGTGGAGTCGGAATCGGGCAAGCGCAGCAAGATCAAGCGCGCCAACACGCTGTTCACGTTCGCCGAGCCGGCGCCGGCCGCGCTGTTGGCCGAGGCGGCGCAGGCCGCCGACGCGCTGGATCTGCAGTTTCTGTGGGAATGCGCGCCGCAGGAAGAATTCGACGCGGCCGCCCTGGCGGCCGATTATTTCGGGCACGCGCCCAGCGCGGTGGAACAGGCTGCGCTGCTGATGCGCCTGCACGGCGCGCCGGCGTACTTCCACCGGCGCGGCAAGGGCCGCTACCGGCCGGCGCCGCCGGACATCCTGGCCGCGGCCCTGGCGGCGCTGGAAAAAAAGCAGAAGCAGGCCGAACAGCAGCAGCAGTGGGTCGACGAGATGGCGGCGGGCCGCCTGCCCGGCGAGATCGCCCAGGCGGCCGAATCGCTGCTGATTCGCCCCGACAAGAACAGCATGCAATGGAAGGCCCTGGACGCCGCCTGCGCGCGGCAGCAGAAAAGCCCCGACCGCCTGCTGCTGGAGCTGGGCGCCTGGCCGCACCCGCTGGCTCTGCATAAGCGACGCTTCCTGGCCACCTACTTTCCGCGCGGCACCGGGTTTCCGGATGCCGCCATCCCGCCGCTGGCGCGCGACCTGCCGCTGGCCGATGCCGAACTGTATTCGGTGGACGACATCACCACCACCGAAATCGACGACGCCCTGTCGGTTACCCCCCTGCCCGACGGCAAGGTGCGGGTCGGCATCCATGTGGCCGCGCCGGGCCTGGCCGTGACGCGCGGCAGCGAGCTCGACAAGCTGGCGCGGGCGCGCCTGTCTACCGTGTACATGCCCGGCGAGAAAATTCCCATGCAGCCCGACCACGTCATCCAGGCGTTCTCGCTGGATGCGGGCCGCGAGGTGCCGGCGCTCTCGCTGTACGTGACGGCCGACCCCGCCACGGGCGAAATCTCGGCGACGGAAACGCGGGTCGAGCGCGTGGTGGTGCGCGAGAACCTGCGCCACAACGAACTCGACGGGCAGGTCACCGAAGCCGCCCTGAACGATCCGGACGCGCCGCTGCCGTACGGGCACTGGCTGCGGCCGCTGTGGCGGCTGGCCAGCGCGCTGTCGGCGCAGCGCGACATCGTGCGCGGCAAGCCCGAGAACAATTCGCGGGTGGAATACAGCTTTTACCTGGATGGCGACCCGGACAACCCCGACACGCCGGTGCGGCTGGTGCCGCGCCAGCGCAATGCGCCGCTGGACCGCATGGTGGCCGAGTACATGATCCTGGCCAACAATGTGTGGGGCGGCCTGTTGCATCAGCACGGCGTGCCGGGCATCTATCGCTCGCAGCAGGCCGGGCGCGTGCGCATGAGCACCCAGGCCCTGCCGCACGAGGCCATCGGCGTGCCCCAATATGCCTGGAGCACGTCGCCGCTGCGCCGCTATGTGGACCTGGTCAACCAGTGGCAGTTGATTGCGGCGGTCGAGCATGGCGTGTCGGCCCGCCTGGTGGCCCCGTTCAAGCCACGCGACGCCGATCTGTTCGCCATCATCGGCGCCTTCGACGCGCAATACGCCGCCTGGAACGAGTTCCAGGGCAATATGGAACGCTACTGGTGCCTGCGCTGGCTGCAGCAGCAGGGCATCACCCGCACCGTGGCGCATGTACTGCGCGAAGACCTGGTGCGGCTGGCGAACGCGCCGCTGGTCATGCGGGTGGGCGGCCTGCCCGAGCTGGAACGCGGCATGGCCGTGGAACTGGACATCCTGGGCATGGATGAACTGACGCTCGAGGTGGATTGCCGGTATGTGGGGGTAGTGGGGGGGGCCTGA
- a CDS encoding YqiA/YcfP family alpha/beta fold hydrolase — translation MILYLHGFRSSPASFKARLMAQALRERGLAGERDWQCPQLPASPRQALDLALGLARGQLAQADSPRRLTIIGSSLGGYYATWLAEQLDCKAVLLNPAVEAARDLATQVGQHRMYHSDAPFEFRAEYVDELAAVRVAAVTKPERYFLVAATGDEVLDWREMQARYAGCRQRIVPGSDHGLSDFERWLPEVLDFAFEAPGA, via the coding sequence ATGATCCTGTACCTGCACGGTTTTCGGTCGTCGCCAGCGTCGTTCAAGGCGCGCCTGATGGCGCAAGCCCTGCGCGAGCGCGGCCTGGCGGGCGAGCGCGACTGGCAGTGCCCCCAATTGCCGGCCAGCCCCCGCCAGGCGCTCGACCTGGCGCTGGGCCTGGCGCGCGGCCAACTGGCCCAGGCCGACAGCCCGCGCCGGCTTACCATTATCGGGTCGTCGCTGGGCGGCTACTACGCTACCTGGCTGGCCGAGCAACTGGACTGCAAGGCCGTGCTGCTGAACCCCGCCGTCGAAGCGGCGCGCGACCTGGCCACCCAGGTGGGCCAGCATCGCATGTATCATTCCGACGCGCCGTTCGAATTCCGAGCCGAATATGTCGACGAACTGGCCGCCGTGCGCGTGGCGGCCGTGACGAAGCCCGAGCGCTATTTCCTGGTGGCGGCCACCGGCGACGAAGTGCTGGACTGGCGCGAGATGCAGGCGCGTTACGCCGGTTGCCGGCAACGCATCGTGCCGGGCAGCGACCATGGCCTGTCGGATTTCGAGCGCTGGCTGCCCGAGGTGCTGGATTTTGCCTTCGAGGCTCCCGGCGCCTGA
- the mpl gene encoding UDP-N-acetylmuramate:L-alanyl-gamma-D-glutamyl-meso-diaminopimelate ligase codes for MHLHILGICGTFMGGLALIARAAGHRVTGCDTAVYPPMSTQLAEQGIDLIEGYGSEQLALAPDLYVIGNVVTRGNPLMEAILDAGARYVSGPQWLGDNVLPGAHVLAVAGTHGKTTTSSMLAWILEAAGLRPNFLIGGVAHDLKVSARYDPAVRPFVIEADEYDTAFFDKRSKFVHYRPRTAILNNLEYDHADIFPDLAAIETQFHHLVRTIPERGRIVLPTGSAALDRVMARGCWSETVRFGAGGAWQAGPADADGAFEVLRHGQAIGTVRWTLGGEHNRLNALAALAAAEHAGVDPAEGVAALSRFGGVKRRMELRGTAGGVKVYDDFAHHPTAIETTLEGLRRQVGQARILAVLEPRSNTMKLGAMAARLPAALQGADRVFCFGARSGKHALGWNPDEVLAPLGERASSYDDLDALVAAVAQAAQPGDHVLVMSNGGFGGVHGKLLDALARRGAP; via the coding sequence ATGCACCTGCATATTCTTGGCATTTGCGGCACTTTCATGGGCGGCCTGGCGCTGATCGCACGGGCGGCCGGCCACCGGGTCACGGGCTGCGACACCGCCGTGTACCCGCCGATGAGCACCCAGCTGGCCGAGCAGGGCATCGACCTGATCGAAGGCTATGGGTCCGAGCAACTGGCCCTGGCGCCCGACCTGTACGTGATCGGCAACGTGGTCACGCGCGGCAACCCGCTAATGGAGGCCATTCTGGATGCCGGCGCCCGCTATGTGTCGGGCCCGCAATGGCTGGGCGACAACGTGCTGCCCGGGGCTCACGTGCTGGCGGTGGCCGGCACGCACGGCAAGACCACCACCAGCTCTATGCTGGCCTGGATACTCGAAGCGGCCGGGCTGCGGCCGAACTTCCTGATCGGCGGCGTGGCGCACGACCTGAAAGTGTCGGCGCGCTACGACCCGGCGGTGCGGCCGTTCGTGATCGAGGCCGACGAATACGACACCGCGTTCTTCGACAAGCGCTCGAAGTTCGTGCACTACCGTCCGCGCACGGCGATCTTGAACAACCTGGAATACGATCACGCCGACATTTTCCCCGACCTGGCGGCCATCGAGACCCAGTTCCATCATCTGGTGCGCACTATTCCGGAACGCGGACGCATCGTGCTGCCCACCGGCAGCGCCGCGCTCGACCGCGTCATGGCGCGTGGCTGCTGGTCGGAAACCGTGCGGTTCGGCGCCGGCGGCGCATGGCAGGCCGGCCCGGCCGACGCCGACGGCGCGTTCGAGGTGCTGCGCCATGGCCAGGCCATCGGTACGGTGCGCTGGACGCTGGGCGGCGAGCACAACCGCCTGAATGCCCTGGCGGCCCTGGCAGCGGCCGAGCATGCCGGCGTGGACCCGGCCGAAGGCGTGGCGGCGCTGAGCCGGTTTGGCGGCGTGAAGCGCCGCATGGAACTGCGCGGCACGGCCGGCGGCGTCAAGGTCTACGACGATTTCGCGCACCACCCCACCGCCATCGAAACCACCCTGGAAGGCCTGCGCCGCCAGGTGGGCCAGGCGCGCATCCTGGCCGTGCTGGAGCCGCGCTCGAACACCATGAAGCTGGGCGCCATGGCGGCCCGCCTGCCCGCGGCGCTGCAAGGGGCCGACCGGGTGTTCTGCTTCGGCGCGCGCAGCGGCAAGCATGCGCTGGGCTGGAACCCGGACGAGGTGCTGGCCCCGCTGGGCGAGCGCGCCAGCAGCTACGACGACCTGGACGCTCTGGTGGCCGCGGTGGCCCAGGCAGCCCAGCCCGGCGACCATGTGCTGGTCATGAGCAACGGCGGCTTTGGCGGCGTGCATGGCAAGCTGCTCGACGCCCTGGCGCGGCGAGGGGCGCCATGA
- a CDS encoding TlpA family protein disulfide reductase: MNRRIFLYAGAAVAVAAAGGYAYRQRGGQAAHTPAPAPAGDPVAALQALSLPDLDGQPHSLSQWRGRPMVVNFWATWCAPCVKEMPELQALHQKYPAIQFVGIGVDKAENMRQFLQKVPVSYPLLVMGAGAVDTLRTLGNPAGGLPFTLVFDANGRINRKILGQIQSDDLDRTLQDLAA; encoded by the coding sequence ATGAACCGTCGTATCTTCTTGTATGCCGGCGCCGCGGTGGCCGTCGCCGCAGCCGGCGGCTACGCTTACCGCCAGCGTGGCGGGCAGGCCGCCCACACTCCGGCCCCTGCCCCTGCCGGCGATCCCGTCGCGGCGCTGCAGGCGCTGTCGCTGCCCGATCTCGATGGTCAGCCCCACAGCTTGTCCCAGTGGCGGGGCCGGCCCATGGTGGTTAATTTCTGGGCAACCTGGTGCGCGCCGTGCGTGAAAGAAATGCCCGAATTGCAGGCATTGCATCAAAAATATCCGGCCATCCAGTTTGTGGGCATTGGCGTGGATAAAGCCGAAAACATGCGGCAATTCCTGCAAAAAGTGCCGGTGTCCTATCCCTTGCTGGTCATGGGCGCGGGCGCTGTCGATACCCTGCGCACCCTGGGCAACCCCGCCGGCGGCCTGCCATTTACCCTGGTTTTCGATGCAAATGGCCGAATTAACCGAAAAATCCTGGGCCAGATCCAGTCCGACGACCTCGATCGCACGCTGCAGGACCTGGCGGCCTGA
- the aroQ gene encoding type II 3-dehydroquinate dehydratase: protein MAQQILVLHGPNLNLLGSREPHLYGSLTLAQINQGLETLAAQLGVGLTAWQSNHEGALVERIQAARQDGTDFIIINAAAYTHTSVAVRDALAAVAIPFIEVHLSNLYKREPFRQHSYLSDLAVGLVCGLGADGYEAAVRYAARH, encoded by the coding sequence ATGGCGCAACAGATCCTGGTATTGCACGGCCCCAACCTGAACCTGCTGGGTTCGCGCGAGCCCCATCTCTACGGCAGCCTCACGCTGGCGCAGATCAACCAGGGCCTCGAAACGCTGGCTGCGCAACTTGGGGTGGGGCTTACCGCGTGGCAAAGCAACCACGAAGGCGCCCTGGTCGAGCGCATCCAGGCGGCCCGGCAAGACGGCACCGATTTCATCATCATCAACGCGGCAGCCTACACGCACACCAGTGTTGCCGTGCGCGACGCCCTGGCGGCGGTTGCGATCCCTTTTATTGAAGTACATTTGTCGAACTTGTATAAACGCGAGCCGTTCCGGCAGCATTCTTACCTGTCCGATCTGGCCGTCGGCCTGGTCTGCGGCCTGGGTGCCGACGGCTACGAGGCGGCAGTGCGTTATGCGGCACGGCATTAG
- the accB gene encoding acetyl-CoA carboxylase biotin carboxyl carrier protein, with the protein MDLRKLKTLIDLVAESGIAELEITEGEGKVRIVKFSQTLQPVAYHVPEAPAAAAAPAPAAAAPAPEAAPVPQGHVVKAPMVGTFYRAPNPGAAPFVDVGQSVKEGDALCIIEAMKLLNEIEADKSGVIKEILVENGEPVEYGQPLFVIG; encoded by the coding sequence ATGGACCTCCGAAAACTCAAAACCCTGATCGACCTGGTGGCGGAATCGGGCATTGCCGAGCTTGAAATCACCGAAGGCGAAGGCAAGGTCCGCATCGTCAAGTTCTCGCAGACCCTGCAGCCGGTGGCCTACCATGTGCCCGAAGCGCCCGCGGCCGCCGCCGCGCCGGCCCCCGCGGCCGCCGCGCCGGCTCCCGAAGCCGCACCCGTGCCCCAGGGCCATGTGGTCAAGGCGCCCATGGTGGGCACCTTCTACCGCGCGCCCAACCCCGGCGCCGCGCCCTTCGTGGACGTGGGCCAGTCGGTCAAGGAAGGCGACGCGCTGTGCATCATCGAAGCCATGAAGCTGCTCAATGAAATCGAGGCCGACAAGTCCGGCGTCATCAAAGAGATCCTCGTCGAAAACGGCGAACCCGTCGAATACGGCCAACCGCTGTTCGTCATTGGCTGA